In Sparus aurata chromosome 2, fSpaAur1.1, whole genome shotgun sequence, a single genomic region encodes these proteins:
- the LOC115574075 gene encoding lysosomal amino acid transporter 1 homolog, whose protein sequence is MASARFPGKNVDVSAANWTAPALSRPLCVNGTPWILYLLEECVDNVWEYCSVVIGLISMFCFLLSTLPQVIEAYRNGKVEEAMSFGFLFFLFSGDLTSFAGCYLTSQLPIQIVTVVFYIFTDLILISQFLYYKIKNSSSRKSPVLKWLCFMWCGAATLVLLALPKLIIDNSSTLDTQSPATSKSVEITGYICGYLASVFYLCSRFPQLYKNFQRQSTEGTSYLLFALAMMGNGTYGLSVIVILPALKGSKRNFIIKHLAWLIGSLGVLILDFFVTAQFVIYRKNCSPKTSTLLSVPEVEPLLCEDEELSVL, encoded by the exons ATGGCCTCCGCGCGTTTCCCCGGGAAGAATGTGGACGTGTCCGCCGCCAACTGGACAGCTCCGGCGCTGAGCAGGCCGCTGTGCGTCAACGGGACGCCGTGGATCCTGTACCTGCTGGAGGAGTGTGTGGACAATGTGTGGGAGTACTGCAGCGTGGTGATAGGACTCATATCCATGTTCTGCTTTCTGCTCTCCACTTTACC gcAGGTCATTGAAGCCTATCGGAATGGTAAAGTGGAGGAGGCCATGTCTTTtggctttcttttcttcctcttcagtggAGACCTGACCAGCTTTGCAGGCTGCTATCTCACCAGCCAGCTGCCCATtcag atAGTTACTGTGGTGTTCTACATCTTCACAGACCTGATCCTCATCTCCCAGTTTCTCTACTATAAAATCaagaacagctccagcagaa AAAGCCCTGTGTTGAAGTGGCTGTGCTTCATGTGGTGTGGCGCTGCTACGTTAGTTCTCCTGGCTTTACCCAAACTCATCATAGACAATAGTTCAACTTTAGACACCCAG AGTCCAGCTACCTCTAAATCAGTGGAAATCACTGGCTATATATGTGGATACCTGGCATCTGTCTTCTACCTCTGCTCACGTTTCCCCCAGCTTTATAAAAAT TTCCAGCGACAGTCTACAGAGGGCACCTCCTACCTGTTGTTTGCCCTGGCCATGATGGGCAATGGGACATATGGATTGAGCGTTATCGTGATCCTGCCTGCCCTGAAGGGCTCCAAACGGAACTTCATCATCAAACATCTGGCCTGGCTCATTGGCAGCCTGGGAGTCCTCATACTGGACTTCTTT GTGACTGCCCAGTTTGTCATATACAGGAAGAACTGCTCTCCTAAAACCAGCACACTTCTCAGCGTCCCAGAAGTGGAACCTCTCCTGTGTGAGGACGAGGAGCTGTCAGTATTATAG
- the golim4a gene encoding Golgi integral membrane protein 4a has product MGNGVCSRRQRRIFQCLLLVTVVCGTMYAGMISYEMHKQLKRTETMALKYQQHQEALSAQLQVVYEHRSRLEKSLQKERLEHKKTKEDYLVYKLEAQQSLNKEKQDASSRLNSLQVQHQMLKNQHDDLKKQYYELQDQHQVQGEDHSRLLDEHKERYDKLQQVKEVEIGQLKDNVYNLREENKQLRKAHHDIHTQLQDAQVRHQDLKAAHDHLALTLEDHKSALAAAQMQVDEYKQLKDTLHSQIQRQSEQNRAPPQPQAAAVAPESHVHEAQQDEPHKDEPAHEERHQLHQETESKLDHQGEEVHGQPQHTLSDKEDDGEGEAERRRELAEEEMAQAGQPQKLEEDPDQQQDEQQEEEEEQEPEQADENALERQRRHPQPGPHLELHPEAQLQHEAHAQVEREKSAYEQQQEQQRLEAHRAEERRQMQLHQEALQAQRDRELKEREQKLKEEQEREQQQHKEADKREKMLKDEHQRKRSEYENMDNDIVQGDEDHHNDDEDGETERDVHMLQEEEEEKQEGDHRVPPHQQGVDGELDPEDDPNNQGEDEFEEAEEDQHHHKVPEEEEEVVEEEEEPAAPAQHRDTHPQQPAVEEELVMAGNPDQQEDMLDDQYQEEVEDEAQEDIAGGQKREEVEEEGEDPYNEDNMEQDEVKNQEGPRKDGDHKKEAENNEEENYEEEEEEAEDEAAGRDKGTNRRAEM; this is encoded by the exons ATGGGAAACGGGGTGTGCTCCCGGAGGCAGCGGAGGATCTTCCAGTGTCTCCTGCTGGTCACCGTGGTCTGCGGGACGATGTACGCCGGGATGATATCGTATGAGATGCACAAGCAGCTCAAGAGGACGGAGACGATGGCACTGAAGTACCAGCAGCACCAGGAGGCACTCTCGGCTCAGCTCCAAG TGGTGTACGAGCATCGCTCCAGGTTAGAGAAGTCTCTTCAGAAAGAGAGGTTAGAGCACAAAAAGACCAAAGAAG ATTATCTGGTTTATAAACTGGAAGCACAACAGTCGCTCAACAAAGAGAAG CAAGATGCCAGCAGCAGATTGAACTCTCTACAAGTGCAACATCAGATGCTGAAG AACCAGCACGACGACCTGAAGAAGCAGTATTACGAGCTGCAGGACCAGCACCAGGTTCAGGGCGAGGACCACAGCCGGCTGCTGGACGAACACAAAGAACGCTACGACAAACTGCAGCAGGTCAAAGAGGTGGAAATCGGTCAACTCAAAG ATAATGTATATAACTTGAGGGAGGAAAATAAACAGCTGAGGAAGGCTCACCATGACatccacacacagctacaggaTGCACAG GTTCGCCATCAGGACCTGAAGGCGGCGCACGACCACCTCGCACTGACGCTAGAAGACCACAAGAGTGCACTGGCTGCAGCTCAG ATGCAGGTGGATGAATACAAGCAGCTGAAGGACACCCTGCACAGTCAGATTCAGAGACAGTCTGAACAAAACCGTGCCCCTCCGCAGCCACAAGCAGCTGCCGTAGCCCCCGAGTCCCACGTTCATGAAGCCCAGCAGGACGAGCCACACAAAGATGAGCCTGCCCACGAGGAACGTCACCAGCTACACCAGGAAACGGAGTCCAAG TTGGACCATCAAGGGGAGGAGGTGCACGGCCAGCCCCAGCACACCCTGTCAGACAAGGAGGACGATGGTGAGGGAGAGGCCGAGAGGAGAAGGGAGCTGGCGGAGGAGGAGATGGCTCAAGCAGGACAGCCtcagaagctggaggaggaccCGGACCAACAACaggatgagcagcaggaggaagaggaagagcaaGAACCGGAACAGGCAGACGAGAACGCCCTGGAGCGACAAAGGCGCCATCCACAGCCG GGTCCCCATCTGGAGCTGCACCCAGAGGCCCAGCTGCAGCACGAGGCGCACGCCCAGGTGGAGCGTGAGAAGTCAGCCtacgagcagcagcaggagcagcagcgccTGGAGGCTCATCGGGCCGAGGAGCGTAGGCAGATGCAGCTGCATCAGGAGGCCCTGCAGGCCCAGAGAGACAGGGAGCTGAAGGAGAGGGAGCAGAAActgaaggaggagcaggagcgagagcagcagcagcacaaggaGGCCGACAAACGGGAGAAGATGCTGAAAGACGAGCATCAGAG GAAGAGAAGCGAGTACGAGAATATGGACAATGATATTGTTCAAGGAGACGAGGATCATCACAACGATGACGAAGAcggtgagacag agAGAGATGTTCATATGttacaagaggaggaggaggagaaacaagaaGGGGATCACAGAGTGCCGCCACATCAGCAG GGTGTCGACGGTGAGCTGGACCCAGAGGACGACCCCAACAACCAGGGAGAGGACGAGTTTGAGGAGGCCGAAGAGGACCAACACCACCACAAGGtcccagaggaggaagaggaggtggtagaagaggaagaggagccgGCAGCGCCAGcccagcacagagacacacatccACAACAGCCTGCTGTGGAGGAGGAACTGGTG atggCTGGAAACCCAGATCAACAGGAAGACATGCTGGATGACCAGTAccaggaggaagtggaggatgAG GCGCAGGAGGACATAGCTGGTGggcagaagagagaggaggtggaggaggaaggagaggatcCATATAACGAGGACAACATGGAACAG GATGAAGTCAAAAACCAGGAGGGACCAAGAAAGGATGGTGATCATAAAAAAGAGGCAGAGAATAACGAGGAAGAGAATTacgaagaggaggaagaggaggcggaAGATGAGGCAGCTGGTCGAGACAAGGGAACCAATCGGAGGGCGGAAATGTAA